The DNA segment TCTTTATACTTTTTGTCTGGTTTTCCGTATAATGCTTCAACATTTTTTGGTAACATTCCAAACTCCAGTTCAGCTATTCCTCTTTTTAAATTTATTTTCATAATTATTAGTTTTTTATTTTAGATCCTTGCTTTACTATTATTTCAGACCCTTCGGCTAAATATACTGAGATAGGTTTTGCTTCTTGTAAAAAAGAAAAATCATTACCATATACTTTAGCAAAGTTAACATTTACTTCGTAGTCTTTTACAGGATATATTTGCCAACGCGGATGAGCTACTTCATACTCTGATGTTACCTCATCATTCACTTTGGTATAGCCCCAAAAATGCTCCGTAATAAACTCTTCTTCACTATCAGGGGTTATATCTATAGGAGTTTTATCCGTTATAGTTTTAATTATATTCAGTTGTTCTTTCATCCATTTATATTCTACAACTAAGTCATCTCCCTCTTCTTGCCATGTATGCCAAGTAGGTAAAGTTTCATAATTTTCTTTGTATAATAAATTGGCAACCATAGTAAGCGCAGGACGGGGCACTATTTCCTTAATAAACACTACTCCCCTTTTATAATTCTCTTTATCGCCATGGCGTACATAAAAGCGTAAATTAATTTCCTCAAAATTAACGTGAAGAGGAATACGTATACCCATCATTTTAGTGTCTATAAACATAAACCCAACAAGACTGACATAGCAAGTGCCGTTCCAAGTATCCAGTTCGGTATGTTTAGGCAAATAAGGTTTCAACACTTCAGGGTCAACTGCATAATTAACCATTATCAGTTTGCGCCATTCGGCACTTAGAAAAGTACGTTTTTTAGTCGCTATATTTTGTTGCATAATGTAATAGTATAAAAAAATCCGCTATAAAAGCGGATTTGAATTTTAATAAGTGAAAGTGCCATAGTCACTTTTTATAGTAAGCTGTTTTGATTCAGAAGCTTCTAACCTCCCCACAATCTTAGCATCTACATTAAAAGATTTCGAAATGGCTATAATATCCTGTGCAATGTTTTCGGGTACATATAACTCCATACGGTGACCGCAGTTAAATACCTGATACATTTCTTTCCAGTCGGTATTACTTTGTTCTTGTATTAGTTTAAACAATGGCGGAACAGGGAAAAGGTTGTCTTTTATTACGTGTACATTATCTACAAAGTGAAGTACTTTCGTCTGTGCTCCTCCACTGCAATGTACCATACCATGTATATTGTTTGGTGTATATTTTTCTAGTATTTTTTTAATAATAGGTGCATAGGTACGTGTTGGCGAAAGCACCAGTTTACCTGCATCTATAGGGCTATCTGCTACTTCATCAGTTAGTTTTACATTACCCGAATATACCAACTCATCAGGTACAGCAGCATCAAAACTTTCAGGATATTTCTCTGCAAGGTATTTACTAAATACATCATGACGTGCCGAAGTTAATCCGTTACTACCCATTCCGCCATTATAACCTTTCTCATAAGTTGCCTGCCCAAATGATTCTAAACCTACAATTACATCGCCTGCCTTAATGTTAGCATTATCTACAACATCGCTACGCTTTATACGTGTCGTAACGGTAGAATCTACAATTATAGTACGTACCAAATCGCCTACATCGGCAGTCTCGCCACCTGTAGCATGTATAGTAACACCAAAGTTTTTCAATTCTTCTATAAGTTCTTCCGTACCATTGATAATTGCTGATATTACCTCGCCTGGAACAAGATTTTTATTTCTACCAATAGTAGAAGATAGCATAATATTATCGGTAGCACCTACACAAAGTAGGTCGTCTATATTCATTATCAATGCATCTTGTGCTATGCCTTTCCATACCGATATATCGCCTGTTTCTTTCCAGTACATATACGCCAATGACGATTTTGTCCCTGCGCCATCGGCGTGCATAATAAGGCAATAATCCTCATCGTTGGTTAAATAATCTGGAACAATTTTACAAAAGGCTTTAGGGAATAATCCTTTATCAATATTCTTAATGGCATTGTGCACATCTTCCTTAGAGGCAGAAACTCCTCTTTGGCTGTAGCGTTTACTTGTATCAGAACTCATGTAGTGTAGTTTGTGTTGTAAAGCGCAAAGATAATGCTAATGCTTTAATGTAACAATTTTATAATGTAGCAATTGTAATTCGATTTTTTGTAGTTTTACTTTAACAAAACTCTCACTAGATATTAACAAATGAATTTAAAAAGAAAAATAGAACTCTTAAAAAAAGTTCTGACTGGGGCTAATGAAATCACAAAAGAATCTTCCGAAGCTCCTGAGTTTAGGAGTTGGAAAAGTTTAACTGAAAGAACACTTATAAAAATTTTTGGTAAAAATTCTCATGAAGTAAGAGAGTTTAATGATTTAGACTTCTTTTATGATGCAATGATTTATTATTCTGATGAAGACTACTCAAGAGATGACTTGATAGAATTCAGAAAAGATTTGCAAATAGCAAAGAATTTAATAAATAGCTATATTGAAGAATTTGAAGAGGAATTAATTGAAGATATAGGAGATGAACTTGAAGAATCAAATACTGAAATAATAGAAAAAAATTTTATAAGCCACTCTTCAATGGATAAATATATTGTTGAGGAATTAATAGAAATTATAGAAGTATTAGGTATTGATAGTGATAAAATATTTTGCTCTTCTTTTCCGGGATATGGCATTCCATTAGGTGAAAATTTCTTGGATAAAATCAAACAAGAACTTTCTGAAAATTCTTTAATTTTATTTGTTCTTTCTAAAAAATTTTATAATAGTCCTGTAAGTTTATGTGAAATGGGAGCTACATGGGCTCTCTCAAAACAGCATATCCCTATTATTGTACCTCCTTTTAATTATAAAGAAATGAAAGGTGTAATTCCACTTACCCAAGGATTTATAATTAATTCAAGTGACGAATTAAATCTTTTTAAAGAAAAAATTGAAACTTTTTTTGATGTAAAAAATATAAGTTTTAATGTTTGGGAACGAAAAAGAGATAGGATCATAAATAGAATTAATAAAAATATCACATAAAAGAATGTCTAAACTTGATTGGAAAAATACTGGTTTTTTTCTTAAATAGTTTACTTAACAACTGTGAATGTTCAATCTAATAAATTGCTTCATCACACATGCTAACAATTAAATTATTAGGCAATTGCTAAATTAAACTATTATTACATCGGTAAATTGGATTTAAGGATTCTCTACAACCAATACCTCTACCCTACGGTTAGCAGCGCGTTCTTCTTCTGTTTTTTCAGGTAATGGGTATATCGGGTCGGTAGTACCAAGCCCTTCAAACGAGGTGCGTTCTCTCTCTATACCGTTTTGCCTAAGGAACATAGCTACCGCTTTAGCACGCTGGTATGATAGTTTGCGTGGGTCGCCCTTTATACAGCATATATGCCCTAATAGTTTTATTTTCATATTGGGGTTGGCGCGCATAATTTCTAATAGCTCATAGAGTCGCGGGCGCGACTCGGCTACTATAGCAAAGGTATTAAGATGAAAATTCAGGTTTGTAATTTGTAATTTTTCTCCTGCTTGTGCTTCTCCTACTTTTTTCATAAACTCTACATCCAAAGGGATTTCCTGTCTTCCCCCTCGTGGGTCGGTTACATAAATTCTATCAGGATAATTTATTACCCGTTTTTTCTTAACGGATTTTGACGTTTCTTTTATGCCTAATATCTCATTTTCTTTGTCAAGGTCTTTTTCTTGCAGGTAGTATATGGTTACTTTTCTATTCTCTGCTTTTACAGGCGACATTTTATGCAATTCGCCAAAACTACGAATCTTAAAATCTTCACGAGTAGGGACATTACCTTTTATCATACCAAATACATAGTTTACTCTGCGTTGCGCCAGTGTATCGTTTAGCCCTGTAGTACCATCTTCATCGGTGTAACCATTTATAGCCAGTATTTTAGAAGTTGCATTGGCTATCGCCCATTTGTCAAGGCGATCAGCTTCAGTTTTTGTAAGCTCATATTTATTGGTGTCAAAATAAACCGAAAACTGCTCTTGTGATGATACATTTAAGGCAAAAAATAAAAAAAGTATATATATAGAAATGTTTTTCATTGTGTTTTTATTATAGTCGGGAACTAAATTAAGGAAATTTAATTTAACGTAACGTTTGCTTGTAGTATGCAAGAAGCCCGCCATAAATGGCGGGCTTCTGTATATCTAAATTATTTATGTATTACTTCGTGAAAAGTAATTCTCTGTATTTAGTAAGTGTCCAAATTTCATCATCAACCAAAAGTTCTAGTTTATCACAGTGGTTTCTGATAGTATCAAAATAAGGTTTTACCTTATCACAATAAGCTACTGCCATTTCATCTGCTGTTTCAAGTTCATTGGCTTTTTTGCGCTCCTCTGTCATAGCCTCAACTTTAATATTGATACCTGCAATGTGCTCTGAAATTTCTTTTATAAGTGCTATTTGCTGTCTTCCTACTGTTTCATGGTCTTTTCCAAATATTTCTTTGAGTCCTTTTACGTTCTCAATAAGAATATTTTGATAACGAATAGCTGTTGGTACTACGTGA comes from the Flavobacterium arcticum genome and includes:
- a CDS encoding TIR domain-containing protein, with translation MNLKRKIELLKKVLTGANEITKESSEAPEFRSWKSLTERTLIKIFGKNSHEVREFNDLDFFYDAMIYYSDEDYSRDDLIEFRKDLQIAKNLINSYIEEFEEELIEDIGDELEESNTEIIEKNFISHSSMDKYIVEELIEIIEVLGIDSDKIFCSSFPGYGIPLGENFLDKIKQELSENSLILFVLSKKFYNSPVSLCEMGATWALSKQHIPIIVPPFNYKEMKGVIPLTQGFIINSSDELNLFKEKIETFFDVKNISFNVWERKRDRIINRINKNIT
- a CDS encoding AIR synthase related protein, whose protein sequence is MSSDTSKRYSQRGVSASKEDVHNAIKNIDKGLFPKAFCKIVPDYLTNDEDYCLIMHADGAGTKSSLAYMYWKETGDISVWKGIAQDALIMNIDDLLCVGATDNIMLSSTIGRNKNLVPGEVISAIINGTEELIEELKNFGVTIHATGGETADVGDLVRTIIVDSTVTTRIKRSDVVDNANIKAGDVIVGLESFGQATYEKGYNGGMGSNGLTSARHDVFSKYLAEKYPESFDAAVPDELVYSGNVKLTDEVADSPIDAGKLVLSPTRTYAPIIKKILEKYTPNNIHGMVHCSGGAQTKVLHFVDNVHVIKDNLFPVPPLFKLIQEQSNTDWKEMYQVFNCGHRMELYVPENIAQDIIAISKSFNVDAKIVGRLEASESKQLTIKSDYGTFTY
- a CDS encoding OmpA family protein, with the translated sequence MKNISIYILFLFFALNVSSQEQFSVYFDTNKYELTKTEADRLDKWAIANATSKILAINGYTDEDGTTGLNDTLAQRRVNYVFGMIKGNVPTREDFKIRSFGELHKMSPVKAENRKVTIYYLQEKDLDKENEILGIKETSKSVKKKRVINYPDRIYVTDPRGGRQEIPLDVEFMKKVGEAQAGEKLQITNLNFHLNTFAIVAESRPRLYELLEIMRANPNMKIKLLGHICCIKGDPRKLSYQRAKAVAMFLRQNGIERERTSFEGLGTTDPIYPLPEKTEEERAANRRVEVLVVENP
- a CDS encoding YqjF family protein, producing the protein MQQNIATKKRTFLSAEWRKLIMVNYAVDPEVLKPYLPKHTELDTWNGTCYVSLVGFMFIDTKMMGIRIPLHVNFEEINLRFYVRHGDKENYKRGVVFIKEIVPRPALTMVANLLYKENYETLPTWHTWQEEGDDLVVEYKWMKEQLNIIKTITDKTPIDITPDSEEEFITEHFWGYTKVNDEVTSEYEVAHPRWQIYPVKDYEVNVNFAKVYGNDFSFLQEAKPISVYLAEGSEIIVKQGSKIKN